A genomic window from Alkalihalobacillus sp. AL-G includes:
- a CDS encoding cation diffusion facilitator family transporter, producing the protein MQKYDYHHLNHKKEQQKSKKTLWVTLLLTLFFTIVELVGGLLSNSLALLSDSGHMISDVVALGLSMVAIYMATRNPDKRYTFGRLRFEIIASFLNGLALAVIAIGIFIEGIRRMIHPQDVNLQLMLIIATIGLIVNVVLTYILSRSIKEEENLNIKSALWHFIGDLLSSIGIIVSGILIYVTGFYFFDPMISIVIGVIIFVGGSRIIRESYLILMESVPDKFDLDLIREDIGMVNGVEDVHEMHLWTISTDHFSLTAHVFICEGIQSFDVVLAIDEMLKEKYGIEHSTIQTEHPAIHDHGEYGEQFMLQKV; encoded by the coding sequence GTGCAAAAATACGATTATCATCACCTCAATCATAAAAAAGAGCAGCAAAAATCCAAGAAAACGTTATGGGTTACGTTATTGCTTACATTGTTTTTTACCATTGTCGAGCTTGTAGGTGGTTTATTATCCAATTCTCTTGCGCTTTTATCCGATTCAGGACACATGATTTCAGATGTCGTCGCTTTAGGTTTAAGCATGGTTGCGATCTATATGGCAACACGGAACCCAGATAAAAGGTATACGTTTGGACGCCTTCGTTTTGAAATCATCGCCTCCTTTCTTAATGGGCTTGCACTCGCCGTGATTGCGATCGGGATTTTTATTGAAGGGATCAGGCGTATGATCCACCCGCAGGACGTCAATCTGCAATTGATGTTGATCATTGCGACCATTGGGTTGATCGTGAATGTGGTTTTAACCTATATATTGAGCAGGAGCATAAAAGAGGAAGAGAACCTGAATATTAAAAGTGCACTCTGGCATTTTATCGGCGATTTACTTAGCTCAATTGGAATCATTGTTTCGGGTATCCTCATTTACGTTACGGGATTTTACTTTTTCGATCCAATGATCAGCATCGTTATTGGCGTAATCATTTTCGTTGGTGGGTCAAGGATTATTCGAGAGTCGTACCTCATTTTAATGGAATCGGTACCAGACAAGTTCGATCTTGATCTTATCCGAGAGGACATCGGTATGGTGAATGGAGTGGAGGACGTCCATGAAATGCATTTGTGGACCATTTCAACCGATCACTTTTCGTTGACCGCTCACGTTTTTATCTGTGAAGGCATTCAGTCATTCGATGTCGTTTTAGCCATTGATGAGATGTTAAAAGAGAAGTATGGCATCGAGCATTCGACGATTCAGACCGAGCATCCAGCGATTCACGATCATGGTGAGTACGGAGAGCAATTTATGCTGCAGAAGGTGTGA
- a CDS encoding DMT family transporter → MKVHSWILFFTVALLWGIPYFFIELATHEGISPVGIAFWRVFIGALTLLPIVLYKGDFRALYNRWGFLVILAILDIAAPFVLISVGQLSVSSSLAGILVASCPLFTAIFAIPFDKSERITGGRFVGLVVGFIGIIALLGLDFQGSTLRGSLAILIASACYALAGIVVKRYFSGIPASVTTVGTLIISSILLAIPALIFSSESSVSLGGIVAVVVLGIFCTSLAYMFFYSLIGQVGAGKAMVITYVSPVFSVLLGVLILSEPFTMNIITGLVLILIGSWLATGNLPFKTKRKKALNRDKKLEM, encoded by the coding sequence ATGAAGGTGCATTCTTGGATTCTATTTTTTACCGTTGCGTTATTGTGGGGTATTCCGTATTTTTTCATAGAATTAGCGACTCATGAAGGAATTTCACCTGTTGGAATCGCTTTTTGGAGAGTATTTATAGGTGCACTTACACTATTGCCTATCGTGCTGTATAAAGGAGACTTCCGTGCTTTATATAACCGATGGGGCTTTTTAGTGATTCTTGCAATCTTAGACATTGCCGCACCATTTGTATTGATTTCTGTCGGTCAACTATCCGTGTCTTCTTCACTAGCCGGTATTCTTGTTGCATCTTGCCCGCTGTTTACAGCCATATTCGCTATACCGTTTGATAAGTCAGAGCGTATTACGGGTGGCCGTTTTGTAGGATTGGTCGTCGGATTTATTGGAATTATTGCATTGCTAGGCTTGGACTTTCAAGGCAGCACATTAAGAGGATCATTAGCGATATTAATTGCGAGTGCATGCTATGCGTTGGCAGGGATCGTAGTGAAGCGGTACTTTTCTGGTATCCCCGCTTCTGTTACAACCGTCGGAACACTTATCATCAGCTCCATTCTTCTGGCCATACCAGCGCTTATATTTTCATCGGAATCTTCGGTATCACTTGGCGGAATAGTTGCCGTGGTCGTTCTTGGAATTTTCTGTACCAGTTTAGCTTACATGTTTTTTTACAGCTTGATCGGTCAGGTAGGAGCAGGTAAGGCGATGGTGATCACGTATGTCTCACCCGTTTTTTCTGTTCTGCTCGGTGTGTTGATTCTTAGTGAGCCGTTTACGATGAATATTATTACTGGGCTCGTATTGATTCTGATCGGCTCTTGGCTAGCAACGGGCAATCTACCTTTTAAAACTAAGAGGAAAAAGGCTTTAAACCGAGATAAGAAATTAGAGATGTAA
- a CDS encoding ABC transporter permease subunit produces the protein MFVLRLLRNPMFMVSSLFTLGILFSSIGYYFIKNDVTPVVGLLYDENGELLKHPYSPMDYPPFGTDHFGRPLLNLILIGSKYTLGIAFVVAFLRLCMSAVIGVFLGMFVPKWKKWIASVVDASNYFPATLLGYFILVWVMIYSKRFGNVYTYSLLEHYALFVTVFTLIAIPTISVLVMNETDRIMKKEFIEGVKVLGAGKRQIIRKHLMPYLVPQFCMIFLRELVQVLLLLAHLGLLMIFVGGYAYQKDMYNVTREFSISNEWSGLLGLWWEFIWAGSPWITAVPVLFFTVTILSVKMALIGFEKEYNNAEFMPRVKRKPLERTNKIPTKADFQSDSVDFNKKHSVNE, from the coding sequence ATGTTCGTATTGCGTTTATTACGGAATCCGATGTTCATGGTCAGTTCTCTGTTCACCCTAGGGATCTTGTTTTCAAGCATTGGTTATTACTTTATTAAAAATGATGTGACTCCAGTTGTGGGGTTGCTTTATGATGAGAATGGCGAACTGCTTAAACACCCATACAGCCCGATGGATTATCCGCCATTCGGCACAGACCATTTCGGTCGCCCGTTACTGAACCTGATTTTGATCGGATCAAAATACACCCTCGGGATAGCATTTGTCGTGGCTTTCTTACGGTTGTGCATGTCAGCTGTTATCGGTGTATTTTTAGGAATGTTCGTACCGAAATGGAAAAAATGGATTGCATCCGTCGTGGACGCATCGAATTACTTTCCAGCAACACTGCTCGGTTACTTCATACTAGTTTGGGTAATGATTTATTCCAAGCGCTTTGGAAATGTCTATACCTATTCCCTTTTGGAACACTATGCTTTGTTCGTCACCGTGTTTACGTTGATCGCCATTCCTACGATTTCGGTTCTTGTCATGAATGAAACGGACCGAATCATGAAAAAAGAATTCATTGAAGGCGTCAAAGTGCTAGGGGCAGGAAAGAGACAAATCATAAGGAAGCATTTGATGCCGTACCTAGTACCACAGTTTTGCATGATTTTCCTGCGTGAATTGGTTCAAGTCCTATTGCTTCTTGCACACCTCGGATTATTGATGATATTTGTTGGAGGCTACGCTTATCAAAAAGATATGTATAATGTTACACGAGAGTTTTCAATTTCCAATGAGTGGTCTGGACTGCTCGGGTTATGGTGGGAATTCATCTGGGCAGGATCCCCATGGATTACGGCTGTTCCTGTCCTCTTCTTCACAGTAACCATTCTATCTGTAAAAATGGCTTTAATAGGCTTTGAAAAGGAGTACAACAATGCAGAGTTTATGCCAAGAGTGAAACGAAAACCACTTGAACGGACGAACAAGATCCCCACCAAAGCTGACTTCCAGTCGGATTCCGTTGATTTTAATAAAAAGCATAGCGTGAATGAATGA
- a CDS encoding glycine betaine ABC transporter substrate-binding protein gives MFKKKFRFLGLAMLLALSVVLTACGSGESDEGSSDGEGSESAASIGEQLEYKITGIEPGAGIMKATNKALEEYESLADWELIESSSAAMAAELQKAIDNEEPIIVTGWTPHWMFSKFDLKYLKDPKGVYGEAENIETFARKGLKADQPSAYKVLDQFKWTPEDMGAVMVNIQEGMKPAKAAAKWVEENSGKVGEWTKGAEKVDGEEVSLAYVAWDSEIASTNVVAKVLEDLGYKVELIQLDAAPMFAAVASGDADGMVAGWLPLTHKDYLEQYGDKMERLGPNLEGAKTGLVVPTYVEADSIEDLK, from the coding sequence ATGTTTAAAAAGAAATTTCGTTTTCTAGGATTAGCAATGCTACTCGCGCTATCCGTTGTGCTAACTGCATGCGGTAGTGGTGAGTCAGATGAAGGATCAAGTGATGGAGAAGGATCTGAAAGTGCAGCATCCATCGGTGAACAATTAGAGTATAAAATTACAGGAATCGAGCCTGGTGCCGGGATTATGAAGGCGACAAATAAAGCATTAGAAGAATACGAAAGCCTCGCTGATTGGGAGCTTATCGAATCTTCATCAGCAGCAATGGCAGCAGAGCTACAAAAAGCTATTGATAACGAAGAACCGATTATCGTCACTGGATGGACACCACACTGGATGTTCTCAAAATTCGACCTTAAGTACCTTAAAGATCCAAAAGGTGTTTATGGAGAAGCGGAAAACATCGAGACGTTTGCCCGTAAAGGGTTAAAAGCTGATCAACCTAGTGCGTACAAAGTGCTTGACCAATTCAAATGGACTCCTGAAGATATGGGTGCTGTAATGGTAAACATTCAAGAAGGTATGAAACCGGCAAAAGCAGCTGCAAAATGGGTTGAAGAAAACAGTGGTAAAGTAGGAGAATGGACGAAAGGCGCAGAGAAAGTTGATGGCGAAGAGGTTTCTCTTGCATATGTAGCATGGGATTCTGAAATTGCAAGCACGAATGTCGTTGCAAAAGTGTTAGAGGATCTTGGCTATAAAGTGGAACTTATTCAATTAGATGCTGCTCCAATGTTTGCTGCCGTAGCAAGTGGTGATGCAGACGGAATGGTAGCAGGATGGTTACCGTTGACTCATAAAGACTATCTCGAGCAATATGGTGACAAAATGGAACGATTAGGACCTAACCTAGAAGGTGCAAAAACAGGGCTTGTCGTACCAACCTACGTAGAAGCAGATTCTATTGAAGACCTTAAATAA
- the proV gene encoding glycine betaine/L-proline ABC transporter ATP-binding protein ProV, producing the protein MAQTKINVQNVTKVFGKSPKQGVSLLNEGKSKQEILEDTGMTVGVNKANFEVNAGEIFVIMGLSGSGKSTLVRMLNRLIDPTDGQVLIDGNDIVKLKPNQLREVRRKKMSMVFQRFALFPHRTVLENTEYGLEVQGSDKQARKEKALESLKLVGLEGYEHSYPKELSGGMQQRVGLARALANDPDILLMDEAFSALDPLIRKDMQNELLELQETMEKTIVFITHDLDEALRIGDRIALMKDGNIVQVGTPEEILMNPANDYVERFVEDVDLSKVLTAAHIMKRPEKVRNDRGPRVALQLMKDEGISSIYVVDKKQKLIGAVNAQDASDAAKNNQSLEDILLPDLATVTPDTLIVDMFEKMADSTVPLPVIDQDNRLKGIVVRGAVIGALAGNESHLNGNGVK; encoded by the coding sequence ATGGCTCAAACAAAGATAAACGTACAGAATGTCACAAAAGTCTTTGGGAAATCCCCAAAGCAAGGGGTTAGTCTCTTGAATGAAGGGAAATCGAAACAAGAGATCTTAGAGGATACTGGCATGACAGTTGGTGTCAATAAAGCGAATTTTGAAGTGAATGCTGGTGAAATATTCGTCATAATGGGACTTTCGGGTAGTGGGAAATCCACACTGGTTCGAATGCTGAATCGTCTAATCGATCCGACTGACGGGCAGGTCTTAATTGACGGTAATGATATTGTAAAACTAAAACCGAATCAGCTTCGTGAAGTAAGGCGGAAAAAAATGAGCATGGTCTTTCAACGCTTTGCCTTGTTCCCACATCGGACAGTACTGGAGAATACAGAATACGGTTTGGAAGTACAAGGATCTGATAAACAAGCGCGTAAGGAGAAAGCATTGGAATCATTGAAGCTTGTTGGTTTAGAAGGTTACGAACACAGTTATCCAAAAGAGCTTAGTGGTGGAATGCAGCAAAGGGTCGGATTAGCTCGCGCCCTTGCAAATGATCCGGATATTTTGCTGATGGATGAAGCGTTCAGTGCACTCGATCCATTAATTCGAAAAGATATGCAAAACGAACTATTAGAGCTACAGGAAACAATGGAAAAAACAATTGTCTTTATTACTCACGATCTCGATGAAGCATTACGCATCGGTGATCGAATTGCGTTAATGAAGGACGGAAATATCGTCCAGGTAGGTACTCCAGAGGAGATCCTTATGAATCCTGCCAATGATTATGTCGAGCGTTTCGTGGAAGATGTCGACCTTTCAAAGGTACTAACCGCTGCACATATAATGAAGCGGCCGGAAAAGGTCCGAAATGACCGAGGTCCGCGTGTAGCCTTACAACTAATGAAAGATGAAGGCATTTCAAGTATTTATGTTGTGGATAAAAAACAAAAGCTGATCGGTGCTGTAAATGCTCAGGATGCTTCTGATGCAGCGAAAAACAATCAGTCTCTTGAAGATATACTGCTACCGGATTTGGCGACCGTTACACCAGATACATTAATTGTAGATATGTTTGAAAAAATGGCTGACTCAACAGTGCCGCTCCCAGTCATTGACCAAGATAACCGACTGAAGGGTATTGTTGTTCGTGGTGCTGTCATTGGTGCACTTGCCGGTAATGAAAGTCATTTAAACGGAAATGGGGTGAAGTAG
- a CDS encoding proline/glycine betaine ABC transporter permease yields the protein MQLFPKLPLASWVDQAVVFLTESLGPLFGVVSKGIEGFVDFLVFVLSSVPALILIAIFAGLAWWASRWTISLFTVVGLFLIHNLGYWDGTIDTLALVLSSVIISIIIGIPIGIWISQSDRSRDVITPILDFMQTMPAFVYLIPAIIFFGIGVVPGIIASVIFAMPPTIRLTNLGIRQVPEDLIEASNAFGSTTKQKLFKVQLPLATQTIMAGINQSIMLALSMVVIASLVGAPGLGADVYRAVTQLKVGVGFEAGLAIVILAIVLDRISQNIGTSKNN from the coding sequence ATGCAACTATTTCCGAAATTACCGCTTGCCAGTTGGGTCGATCAGGCAGTAGTGTTTTTGACCGAATCCCTAGGTCCACTCTTTGGCGTCGTTTCAAAGGGAATCGAAGGGTTTGTGGATTTCTTGGTATTTGTGTTATCCTCTGTACCTGCCCTGATTTTAATCGCGATATTTGCAGGGCTTGCTTGGTGGGCGAGTCGATGGACCATTTCCCTTTTTACCGTAGTTGGATTATTTTTGATACATAATTTAGGCTATTGGGATGGAACAATCGATACGTTAGCACTTGTGTTATCCTCCGTGATCATTTCAATTATCATCGGGATTCCTATCGGCATATGGATTTCACAAAGTGATCGATCACGGGATGTCATTACACCGATTCTTGACTTTATGCAGACGATGCCTGCTTTCGTTTACTTGATTCCAGCAATTATCTTCTTTGGAATTGGTGTTGTACCGGGTATTATCGCTTCCGTTATCTTTGCGATGCCACCGACGATCCGCTTGACCAATTTAGGGATTCGTCAAGTACCTGAAGATTTGATTGAAGCATCCAATGCATTTGGATCAACAACGAAACAGAAATTATTCAAAGTTCAACTGCCATTAGCAACCCAAACGATCATGGCTGGAATTAATCAAAGTATTATGCTTGCCCTTTCGATGGTTGTCATTGCATCCCTTGTGGGTGCACCGGGCCTAGGTGCCGACGTCTATCGGGCAGTAACACAATTAAAAGTTGGAGTTGGTTTTGAAGCTGGTCTTGCTATTGTTATTTTAGCAATTGTATTAGATCGGATTTCTCAAAATATAGGAACAAGCAAAAACAACTAA
- a CDS encoding spore coat protein — MPNNMKNRGLTDREMLQLCLELEKGRCRSSSNALLETSHKELRDVYKHCFENAEQNQSKLFEVMKEKDWYKVEPATTEQIGKTQALMQNNLHPDDQF; from the coding sequence ATGCCTAATAATATGAAAAACCGTGGATTGACGGATCGTGAAATGCTCCAGCTTTGTTTGGAGTTAGAAAAAGGAAGATGCAGAAGCAGCAGTAATGCACTGTTAGAAACGAGTCATAAAGAGTTAAGAGACGTTTATAAGCATTGCTTTGAAAATGCAGAGCAGAACCAAAGTAAGTTATTTGAAGTCATGAAAGAAAAAGACTGGTATAAAGTAGAGCCTGCTACGACCGAACAAATTGGAAAAACACAAGCATTAATGCAGAACAACCTACACCCCGATGATCAGTTTTAA
- a CDS encoding glycerophosphodiester phosphodiesterase family protein, which translates to MRRMKKTVLGMGLALAMLVVPFQQVLAEETTGEIRQVDNVAHRGASGYAPENTIAAFDKAVEMKADYIEIDVQRSKDGQLVVIHDTTVDRTTNGTGSVKDLTFEQIRSLDAGSWMGEEFAGEEIPTFAEVLERYHGKIGILIELKAPQLYPGIEETVAMMLKERNLDKPQNEKIIIQSFNFESMEKINSLLPYVPIGVLTSSSADTTDQALKEFASYAEYFNPSYRIVTEELVDKVHSLDMGISSWTVRSQETADFLLDMNVDAIITDYPDYVDPRN; encoded by the coding sequence ATGAGGAGAATGAAGAAAACGGTACTAGGGATGGGGCTAGCTTTAGCAATGTTGGTTGTTCCGTTTCAACAGGTTTTAGCAGAAGAAACTACAGGTGAAATTAGACAAGTTGATAACGTAGCCCATCGTGGAGCATCCGGATATGCACCTGAAAACACCATTGCTGCGTTTGACAAGGCAGTTGAAATGAAGGCGGATTATATCGAAATTGATGTACAAAGGAGTAAGGACGGCCAACTAGTTGTTATTCATGATACGACGGTGGACAGAACTACGAACGGAACTGGATCTGTCAAGGATTTAACCTTTGAGCAAATCAGAAGTCTTGATGCTGGCAGCTGGATGGGAGAAGAGTTTGCTGGTGAAGAGATTCCTACATTCGCAGAAGTTCTTGAGAGATATCATGGTAAGATTGGTATTTTAATAGAACTGAAAGCTCCGCAGCTTTATCCCGGTATTGAAGAGACGGTTGCTATGATGTTAAAAGAACGAAACCTAGATAAACCTCAAAATGAAAAAATTATCATCCAATCCTTTAATTTTGAATCAATGGAAAAGATTAATTCGCTTCTGCCGTATGTTCCAATCGGCGTTTTGACATCATCAAGCGCTGATACCACCGATCAAGCATTAAAAGAGTTTGCTTCGTATGCCGAATACTTTAACCCAAGCTACAGAATTGTTACAGAAGAATTAGTCGATAAAGTTCACTCCCTAGATATGGGAATCTCCTCATGGACAGTACGCAGTCAAGAAACGGCTGATTTTCTTTTGGATATGAACGTCGACGCCATCATTACCGATTATCCTGATTATGTAGATCCACGAAACTAA
- a CDS encoding manganese-dependent inorganic pyrophosphatase gives MADTLIFGHKNPDTDTITSAVVYSFLKNKLGMDTEPVRLGNINEETQYALEYFNIEAPRLVENVSNEVNQVILVDHNERQQSADGIEKVQVLEVIDHHRIANFETADPLYYRAEPVGCTATILNKLFKEHEVEIPKNIAGLMLSAIISDSLLFKSPTCTDEDVKAAKELAEIAQVNAEEYGLEMLRAGADISGKTTKELISLDAKEFTMGSSKVEVAQVNTVDVNDVLKFKEELVKDISAVVEEKGLDLFVLVVTDILDNDSTVLPIGEKIDAVEKAFGVTLTDQIAVLKGVVSRKKQIVPELTTALS, from the coding sequence TTGGCTGATACTTTAATTTTCGGACATAAAAACCCTGATACGGATACAATTACTTCAGCGGTTGTCTATTCATTTTTAAAAAATAAATTGGGTATGGATACAGAACCTGTACGCTTAGGTAATATAAATGAAGAAACGCAATACGCTTTGGAGTATTTCAACATCGAGGCTCCGCGTCTTGTCGAGAACGTATCCAATGAGGTAAACCAAGTCATTTTGGTCGACCATAATGAGCGTCAACAAAGTGCGGACGGTATCGAAAAGGTTCAAGTACTTGAGGTAATCGACCATCACCGAATCGCAAACTTCGAAACAGCAGATCCACTTTACTATCGGGCTGAGCCGGTAGGTTGTACTGCAACGATTTTGAACAAGCTTTTCAAAGAACATGAGGTAGAGATTCCTAAAAATATTGCTGGCCTTATGCTTTCAGCAATCATTTCGGATTCATTGCTTTTCAAATCACCGACTTGTACGGATGAAGATGTAAAAGCTGCGAAAGAACTAGCTGAAATCGCACAGGTCAATGCTGAAGAATACGGATTGGAAATGCTTCGTGCAGGTGCGGATATCAGTGGTAAAACAACAAAGGAACTCATCTCACTTGATGCAAAAGAATTCACAATGGGGAGCAGCAAGGTTGAGGTTGCTCAAGTAAATACGGTTGATGTGAATGATGTCCTTAAGTTCAAGGAAGAACTGGTCAAAGATATTTCAGCTGTAGTTGAAGAAAAAGGCCTTGATTTGTTCGTATTGGTCGTTACGGATATTCTTGATAATGATTCAACTGTTCTTCCGATCGGAGAGAAAATAGACGCGGTAGAAAAGGCGTTCGGAGTTACATTGACCGACCAGATAGCTGTCCTTAAAGGTGTCGTATCGCGTAAAAAGCAAATTGTTCCTGAATTGACGACCGCATTATCTTAA
- a CDS encoding ABC transporter permease subunit, with product MKTVISSFVRFIAVIIGIVLISAFLGMTMYGLDFSFSNYFHYVKNTVVSLTHPQDMMVYKDIYLYKFGQEFYNWTDQQYRVFPVFWEYYIYSMKIFLTALMVSILGGVLLTYITSFFSKRAVRKISNVLSLLEALPDIFVIFVVQIFIIWFFKKTEILLFPIAGGFEQVYFVPILVLALLPTLFFFKVSLFMTIEECEQTYVDFATSKGLAQNSIFLRHIFRNAIIGVTSHSKAIIWIMLSNLIILERLFNISGLTKYILNYNQTDVIALSLILFYIPVCLILLVSKIIIHRTTGKEVVI from the coding sequence GTGAAAACAGTCATAAGTAGTTTCGTTCGATTTATTGCTGTCATAATCGGGATTGTATTGATTTCAGCATTTCTCGGGATGACGATGTATGGGCTTGATTTCAGCTTTTCGAATTATTTTCATTATGTGAAAAATACGGTTGTATCTCTCACGCATCCCCAAGATATGATGGTTTACAAGGATATCTATCTTTACAAATTCGGCCAAGAGTTTTACAACTGGACGGATCAACAGTATAGGGTGTTCCCGGTCTTTTGGGAGTATTACATATATTCCATGAAGATATTTCTGACCGCTCTAATGGTATCAATTCTTGGAGGGGTTCTTCTCACGTATATAACATCCTTCTTTTCAAAGCGAGCTGTTCGTAAAATTTCAAATGTACTTTCCTTATTGGAAGCCTTACCCGATATTTTCGTGATTTTTGTCGTCCAAATTTTCATCATCTGGTTTTTCAAAAAGACAGAAATTCTCTTGTTTCCGATCGCAGGCGGGTTTGAACAGGTTTATTTCGTTCCGATTCTTGTGTTAGCCCTTTTACCGACGCTTTTCTTTTTCAAAGTGTCGCTGTTCATGACAATTGAAGAGTGCGAGCAGACGTATGTCGATTTCGCGACGAGTAAAGGATTGGCGCAGAACTCTATATTCCTCAGGCATATTTTCCGTAATGCCATCATCGGTGTCACGAGCCACTCTAAAGCAATCATTTGGATTATGCTGTCCAATTTGATCATTTTAGAAAGGCTGTTCAACATAAGCGGGCTGACGAAATACATACTGAACTACAATCAAACGGACGTCATTGCATTAAGTCTGATTCTTTTTTATATCCCAGTCTGCCTAATTCTTTTGGTGAGTAAGATCATCATCCATCGTACCACTGGAAAAGAGGTGGTGATCTGA
- the nagZ gene encoding beta-N-acetylhexosaminidase: MRKADKRLLKKIIYVVTFSSIVFGLIQLFGGDDGKLENKDNPAPSQPPTIEEKPDHTENSDPESIVRDILSLSKKGKVLHAPFMAGSTEIQAVQDKWGEPDRTDEFPNGFYVNYPDHHVTLGYKDDLIFDIRSFHSELQTIQLNEIKEVSGEPDEVRYYKDETHDQIILVYQVNSMYQLKWVLPKPTDSEPDPNVHHVSVYTPYKNDDDEQKAISEVISNMSLNEKIGQMIFAGITGPTLNANTRSLINNDKVGGIIFYPENLQTPQQTVQLLNQIKSENAHNRLPLLLGVDQEGGRISRLPGDIIKLPTNKQIGTINNPKLSYEIGALLGMELKAFGFNLDFAPVLDVNSNPNNPVIGDRSFGNNPEIVSSLGIETMKGIQSQKIISVIKHFPGHGDTSVDSHLELPEVDKNLEELKELELIPFKRAIGEGADVVMAAHILLPKLDAELPSSISKRIITDILRKRLNFNGVIITDDMTMEAITDNYEIGRAAVESVKAGSDIVLVAHDYENVVAAVDSLNGAVQNGEISIERINASVTRIIQLKRKYDVDDEQVDAVNVSKLNQSIRNVLNTYID, translated from the coding sequence TTGCGAAAAGCTGATAAAAGGCTCTTAAAGAAAATCATATATGTTGTAACTTTTAGTTCAATCGTTTTTGGTCTTATTCAGCTTTTCGGAGGAGATGATGGGAAGCTTGAAAACAAGGACAATCCTGCTCCGAGTCAGCCACCTACAATAGAGGAAAAGCCGGATCACACGGAAAATAGTGATCCAGAGTCAATCGTTCGTGATATCCTTTCATTATCTAAAAAAGGGAAAGTGCTGCATGCCCCTTTTATGGCAGGCAGTACCGAAATTCAGGCAGTACAAGACAAATGGGGAGAACCAGATAGAACGGATGAATTTCCGAACGGATTCTACGTAAACTATCCTGATCACCACGTGACGCTCGGTTATAAAGACGATCTGATTTTCGATATCCGGTCGTTTCATTCTGAATTGCAAACGATTCAATTAAATGAAATCAAAGAGGTTAGCGGGGAACCAGATGAGGTTCGCTATTATAAGGATGAAACGCATGACCAAATCATTCTCGTATATCAAGTCAATTCAATGTATCAACTGAAATGGGTTTTACCTAAACCGACAGACAGTGAGCCGGATCCAAATGTCCATCATGTCTCCGTATATACACCGTATAAAAACGATGATGATGAGCAAAAGGCGATCTCCGAAGTCATTTCAAACATGAGTTTAAATGAAAAGATCGGTCAAATGATTTTTGCCGGCATTACCGGACCGACACTAAATGCGAATACAAGATCCTTAATCAACAACGATAAAGTCGGCGGTATCATTTTTTATCCGGAAAATTTGCAAACGCCGCAACAAACCGTTCAACTGCTGAATCAGATAAAGTCCGAAAATGCGCATAATCGTTTGCCGCTTTTGTTAGGTGTGGACCAGGAAGGTGGGCGAATATCCCGATTGCCTGGGGACATCATTAAGCTTCCGACAAATAAACAGATCGGAACAATTAATAATCCCAAGTTATCATACGAAATCGGTGCCCTTTTAGGAATGGAGCTGAAAGCGTTTGGGTTTAATCTTGATTTCGCGCCTGTACTGGATGTGAACAGCAACCCGAATAACCCAGTCATTGGCGATCGATCATTTGGGAACAACCCAGAAATCGTAAGTTCGCTTGGTATCGAGACGATGAAAGGCATTCAATCACAAAAGATCATTTCAGTCATCAAGCATTTTCCCGGGCACGGCGATACTTCTGTTGATTCACATCTGGAGCTTCCAGAAGTCGATAAAAACCTTGAGGAACTAAAAGAACTTGAGCTGATTCCATTTAAACGAGCTATCGGTGAAGGGGCAGATGTCGTGATGGCCGCCCATATATTGCTGCCGAAACTCGACGCTGAACTTCCCTCTTCCATATCGAAAAGGATTATCACCGACATTCTAAGAAAACGATTAAACTTCAATGGGGTTATCATTACCGATGACATGACAATGGAAGCAATCACCGACAACTACGAAATCGGCCGGGCAGCTGTGGAATCCGTGAAAGCAGGCAGTGATATTGTGTTAGTCGCACACGATTATGAGAACGTTGTAGCTGCAGTCGATTCATTGAATGGTGCAGTCCAAAATGGAGAAATATCTATAGAAAGAATCAATGCAAGTGTCACGCGAATCATTCAGTTGAAACGAAAATACGATGTCGATGATGAACAAGTGGACGCAGTGAATGTGAGTAAACTTAACCAGTCGATACGAAATGTGCTCAACACTTACATAGATTAA